The DNA sequence gctggtgcccaagggcccagccatggctggtgcccaagggcccagccatGGCTGGTGCCAACCCTGCCCACATCCTTAGCTGTAGGGAACAATCTAATGTGGTCTGAGACATGGGCAAGGGAGATtactgcctcctccccctccctaaaATGGCTCTTCCTCTTCGTTCAGGTACAGCAAAGTCCACCCGGCACCGTCACAAGCGAAAGTACCGACACATAACTCTGAAAGAGTTGATGGCTCGCTCCTGGCAAAAGATCCACCCGCATCTTATCAAGTTGAGGAAGATCATCTATGACTTGACCCAGTCATTCTACTTCGACTTCTTCGTCTGCTCAGTGGTTGCCATCAACACCATCTTGCTGGTGGCGCAGACGTTCGCTGTGGTCGAAATCCGGGGAGGCAAGGCCACTGAAGCACCATTATTTCTAGGAAATGATCACCTGGCTGTGTAGATCTTTTCTGAATGCTGGGTAGCTACAAGAGCATGCTCCAGTTTGAGAGGGTCAGGGTTCCTCCCTGTCCAGACtcagaacctggggccttctcagAGGAGGAGCAGGGGTTGCAGGACTCCCACCCTTTGTACATCTAGGAGGGCTGCCCTCCAACCAGTATGCTGCCCCAGAGGATGGGAGCAAGCCCTCCTAGGTGCACAGAAAGGTAGGGGCCGTGGCTGGAGGCGCAGGGTTGGCAGCAGTGGGCAAACGGCGTGGACACAAGTGCAGTATTGCCAACAACCTAGTACATCCCCTGCCCTCGCCACCACCCCGCCACACCCCATCCTGGTCTTGGTGAGCAGCAGCACCAATGGAGCTGGGAGGGTGGTCCTGTGGCAGCACCGCACTCCACATGCTATGGTTATGCCTGTGAACTCAAGCCCAAACGGACAAAGCGGCAGTTCTGCATTCAGGACAGAGTGCTGCCTGTTACCATTTTATAGGACTGGGCATGTCGAGGTGTGTACGTGAGGGATGGGGGGGTACTTTTTTTGTTGCTGCCCTGAACCGGGATTCCTTGGGGACAGAGCCCTCTGGCAACTGcagctagagatgtaaaatttctggaaattttgaaccCATGGGGGAAAATCAAATTTTCTATatgcagtacttttttttttagtgctctttacagattgaaagtcacttttttttctttaggaacataaaatgtatcaaGTCTAGCAAGGTTTGCGCCATTACATTGTCATGTTTGGTATATTGAAAGTACAGTTTATGCAGAAAATTACAAATTGAGTTGAATTTGTTAAATGTTTGTTACAAATAGAGCTACATTTGAGTGATCGCTGTCAGTTTCTGCTTCTTTGTATTTGTCATAATATTTTCTCACGGACTTCGAAAAATTGAAGATTTGCCCAGATTGAAATAAGCTCCTATACCCTTTTGTATGTCATAGCACAAACATTTCCAGCTTTTCCAGTtttttggaaaaacaaaacaaaaaaaggctttggaaaaacaatggattttttctctctggcTTTCCCCTGTTttccccctgggccttcacatctctaactgCAGTACTGAGGAGGAGATGGGTCCACTGTCTGGCCTTTCCCATGTAGACCTGCGGGCATCAGAGACTGCTTCTCTTCTCCTGAGCCCCGAGGAGACCCCTCTGCTGTCATACTCTGATGGCTGATCCACAGACTTCTCAAGGGTTCAAGAGAGCCTTGGGGAGAGATCCATACACCTGGAAACCCCATTATCTTGAAGCAGGTGTTGGCCCTCTTGATGgttgtttataataataataataatattctgccctttctcccagtaggagcccattaccTACTGGTAatgcccatgcttgctggggctgatgggagttgtagttcagtaacatctggttccccacacctgccttgaaGGAACCAACGACTACAGAAGAAGGCACTGGCCAGGAGGCAGCACTCAGGGAGTTCCAGTCCTGCTATAAAGTCCTGCTATAAAAATAAACCAGGTGCTCCAGGACCTTGGTGAGACAGCTTGGATGTTAGGACTCAGCTCAGGAGTAGTATCCATGGTcctggacccaccctgtgatctCCTGCCCAGCTGCTGACAGGGACTACTGACCTCCCCTTGTTTAGGCCATCACCGGTCTTCAGTGGCAGGCAGTCCCAGGATCTTGACAGCATTTCCTGTGGAGGAACATGGTTTTCTCACCATCAGTGGTgtgttctctgtctctctcatatTAGAGTGGTTCTTTTCCGCCATGGATCCTGCCTTCCTTTCTGTCTATGTGGTAGAGGCCATCCTCAAGATAACTGCGTTAGGATGCGACTACTTCCGTGATCCTTGGAATGACATTGGTGGGTCtgtttttttgtcttttgttttgcagCATGGGCCAGGGGACATGAACAATTGCCGAAACCATGGCATTCCAGGACCAGAGCAGATTGCCTGGTGCAGAACGTTTTAATTTTTTGACACATAAACTGCAAACAAAGTCAGTAACCATTGTTAGGGAAGTGTCATGGCCTGGTATGTTGGAAAAGGTGATTCCTATACCCCCAGGGTGAGACGAGGGGTGTTGCCTGGTATGAAAGTTCTGTTTAGAGTGTGTGTGTAGTGTTGCTTGTTTGTATGTGTTTAGATCTGGCTGATTCTCATGGTGTGTGAGCATCTGAAATGGTTGTTCATTGAAGACGTGAgattgaattatgtgagtgcttatGTGAGGATCTGAGGTGTGGCAGAATAGCAAGTTTAAGTACACTGGTTTAGAGTGTTTTATTAATGGGAGTGCGTGCTGATCTTGCAAGGTTGGGCTTGGGTGAATTGAATGACAGGTATTTCCAGCTGCAGTTAGACGAAGTTCAACTTAGTACTATAAAGGAGGCTGACATTTTAATTACTTTGCTCTGTTTAATGACATGATTGATGTATAGTGGTTGGGaagtgagttgattttctttTGTTGAATCATCTATTACGCAATTTTAAAAGGTTAaattttttaaacttgtttttatcagtaattttattttctgatctctagaggatattttgttcagttgtttactgtgtatttttgttgttgatttttatgtGTATTGTTTATTTTGATCCTAAAGAAGATGTTCTGTTGTGCTGTTTTCTTTAATAGAATGTAGAgatttttttgggttttttaaaatttgctgtttacttaaagatgttttcactgatgctgtaaaccgctcagcattttgtttaaatataagcggtatagaaattgtccagaataaataatcataaaaatagaaattgactaaataaataataaccaacAGAACATGCCTTCAGTTTCATATTGTATAAAGAGATTTTCCGCCAGTCCAGTAACATATAGCAAATTAAGTATTGTTATACTAGTGAGAAGCTGTTCAGCCCAAAATATTTTTCCAAAGGTCTGGAGAAAGCGGACTCTAGTCATGTTCTTTCCGTGCTGCATACGAAATGAAGCAGAATCAGTGTTCATGGAAGTTGTCTTTATGTTTTTCCCTCTCTAACTTGCTGGCTTTATCCTCCATTATGGCCACTGGCACTGACCATATCTGTTCACACCAATCCTCCATTGTCATGATgtataaggccacatccacaccatacatttattataCCGCTCTAACAATCATGGCGtccccccagagaattctgggaagtatagtttgttcagggtgctgacagttgtaaGGAGAAGccctttattcccctcacagggctacaattcccagagttccctgagaagaaggTTTGACTGTTAATCcgctctgggaattgcagttcttgggggggATTTCACATTGTACAGTACTGTTGTGTTGCCTTCTAGGGTTTGCTGTGTTATCTAGTGCAGACAAGCCCCGCCATTCCATAAATCCCAACCAGCCTAGGGagggagtttggattgctctcttaATTGGAAAATATATTACATGAATGCAACTTGCTTGCCTGCCATCCTttcctgggagggagggagtccTAGTGAACTAGGtgtgtctgagtagacatgcacaggattttgCTGTTAATGTCACCATCAACAAATTATTCCCATGTGCAGGAAAGGAGGCAGTCATTTCATAAGCTTGTTTGAAACTGAGTAACATATTTTTCCCAATAATCAGCCTACACTCTTCAGATGTGAGTCATGCTTTTGACTTattatattgttgcatgcaccccaatctccaagcggtgagagggttggtttccttggaatgaaggtcactggagacagTGGTGTCTTCAGGATATAGGGTTTTatttatgcatatatatacaacctgagcataagatggaagggcttccccattaggtttctagggagaCTCCCCAAAGCCAGGGCTTGGGGTTCAGCACACAGAGCAGTCAAACCTGTCTCTTTTCAGCTCCCCAGCTTCAGATAAGACTAAAAACACACAGGCTACCTCTTGGCTCTAGGATGAGAGGGGAAGCTACCCTCATCTTGGAAGAGCACCTTCAGTCCTTTGTTcttatggcaacacatctgctcttgaccaagCATTCAGACATGTCGATCGGGTGCTCAACAGACCCATTAACTtcacaaagaaactggcttgaccaaTTCTGCCGGTTCCTTCTGCTACAGATCCCAACCTTTACAGCTACAGAATCACAAGCTTGGAGGgtacccaaagacatcatccatacCAACCAGCCAAACCTATAACAATATGTTACGTATTGTGTATTCTGCATGTTTTTGTATTAACTGATATTAAATAAACATTCTATTTAAAAGGGGGGTGTTTAAGAAGAATATGTTCTTCGGTACTCTGCACGTGCTTAAGGGATGCTCTGTAGCCCCACCAGTTCAGTGAACAGGCTGCAGCCCTGTATCTTCTGGGTCTGCCTTCATTGCTGTGTTTACTCTTCTTCCCCTTGCCAGATTTCTTCATTATGATCATGACGGTGCTGGATTTTGTGCTCCCCCTGTTTATCTCCTCCAGGCAGGGCAACCGGGGCAATACGGTTACGCTCTTCCGGGTCCTCAAAATCTGCAAGGCCATCCGCGCCATCCGCGCCATCCGTTTTCTGCTCACCCTCCGGTTAGTGCCCAAATTCCAAACTGTGGTGACTTGGGGGTGGGGTAAGAAGAGAGGTGGGAATGAAAAAGTCATAGAGGGCCTCCAGAGTGTCAGTATTTTCCAGGAGAGCTTCAGCGCATACTAGGAActtccacaccagatatttaaagcactgttctaccagtttaacagtcatggctttccccaaaggatcctgggaactgtagtttgctaagggtgcttgGAACTGTAGGTCtatgaggggtctcctaactaggactggcaccaggcatgatagggcccttgggcagcagcctgccccgggccccagcatctgcctgcatgtcccacctacctttcccttgaagtgaatgctgactgcgctgtgcgtgcatgcctgccatcaaccaagatggcggcaggggcatcagccactcagggaagcctcagctgccatcttggttgatggcaggcatgggccTGCAGCGCAGCCAGcctttacttcaagggaaaggtcgctggggcatgcaggtgggcgtcATGGGCCTGTGCggtagtaggggggtgcctgggagctccctctctgtgaaccaggcagggtcaggagctgacactgccagagacagagcttggaaaagttactttttttgaactacaactacagcatgtgctggctggggctgatgggagttgtagttcaaaaaagtaacttttccaagctctggccagagatcatggaagggagtgctacccactcacccaaaggaggggcccttcgggggcctttggccagggcctgacctggctgccctctggtgctagCCCtggtcctaacaactctcagcacccttgaccaACTATGGTTCCAAGGATTCTCTGGTGGAAGCCAGGGCTGTGAAAatgatataagagtgctttaaatgtatggtgtggatgtgacctatgttTGGGCAATTAAAGTGGATGCAAGGGGTCTGTTGCCCTAGCATGCTGTTCTTCaacgttgggtccccagatgttgcgggACTAtgactctcatcatctctgaccattggctaagctggcagtggagttgtgttccaacaatatctggggacccaacgttGAAGAACaatgccctagcacaacaaatctacttaaaaaaaaaagaatctgacaTTTTATGGTTTGGAAAGTGATAGTGTGGGATGAAGGAATTATTAATGGAAAGACACATAAAGACCCCGCAAGCAAAATCAGGATCAATTCCGGATGAATGCTCGTCATCATAGAACCTCCTCACAAACACCTTGAAACAAATGCTCAGTTAAGATGGGATGCAGGGCACTTCCAGCCTGCTGCTCTTTTTGCGTGGGATTTTAATGACgtattctggcaaattcaggttgcacaattattgtTGACTGGGAGGCCTTGCACATCAAACCCACCTCCCCAAAAGACTGGATTTTTTGCCataaggaaagtgacaaggaaatgtACTGGATGGTGTGGGCTAACACTTGCTTGATGCAATctcacctccccacaaacaagccAAGGTAGGTGTTCATTAAACAGCCAACatagtctaatctccctgcaaagaaatcgggacgaatgctcaataaacaggtcatctgggagCGCCCACTGCCTACATTCTGTGTAAGCttcgtgcaagcaaatcaggatgcatgctcGATTAATGGGTCATCTGGAGGAACCCATAGGAACTGCCCAGCTTCTGGAACGATGGAGGTGGAGgtagctagtggctccatgtaagtggcgcagtggaatccgctctaggttttaatctgaactttcgatgagctgtccaaggtgctgaaagctggACCAGATTCCAATGCCgcactgacacagagccaccaaCTGCCAATGGATGGGAGGAGAGTTGAGAGTAAGGatggggagagaaatttgattcaattcacatttaaagctgcatccatcaaatccgcactttctgaaacattaggACACAGCCAAtgcgcaatgcagttctccaaccagtgtttagaaAAGTGCATGCATCAGGGGAAAGGGTgcctgaaaatgaatatattttctgaaaatacatTGTAAGAGGAGAAATGAATTGCATTGCTAGACTTGTAGGGCTGGAAGGGAGCCTAGAGGTCAGctagtccaacccccctgctcaaggcaggatcTTGCAACTGTAGCACCAGCTTCCATCGTAGCATCCGGTCACACTAAGTTCCACAGGTTAATGTACATTAATGACATGCATactaaaatgtgtttgttaggaggaatttgcccttaaatgttgaagaattttcatgaggatttattttttaaaaattgcaaattgctgcagaaatgtggagaaactgaatttaaggttggaaaaaatgAGATAATGGAAACCAACAGACCTTTACATCCTTAGTTGATAAGGACTGACCTGAGACCCCCAACTGAACTCTCTGCTTTTGTTTCTCTGTTTTTCCATGCAGCGTGATGGAGAACCTTCAAGAAGTCACAAGCACTTTTATGCTTTCCTGCCAGTCCATTGGTGCCATCATTCTCCTCATGTTCTCTTTCCTCTGTATCCTCCCAGGAAAGGGTGCGATGAGGAGGGAAGCAGGGCTGACCAAAGCCATGTATTTATTTGCTGCATTGCTAGACTCGTAGGGCTGGAAGGGAACCTAGAGGTCAGctagtccaacccccctgctcaaggcaggatcTTGCAACTGTAGCACCAGCTTCCATCGTAGCATCCGGCCACAATAAGTTCCACAGGTTAATATGCACCCTCAAGAGAGCTAAAGGGATTGTGCGCTCTCTCCCTCAAGACAGCTAAAGGGATTgtgctctgtctctctttctctctctctctctccctctcccccatcccatcTCACATTTCCAAGACTGCCATTTTGTTCCTTAGCTCCACCTTCCACCTCTCAGTCATGTCTTCTGTGGTGTTGCGTGACATGTTCCACGATGCCGACGAGAAGCACTTTGGAGATCTCTTCAACACCATCTTCACCCTTTTCCAGCTTTTCACTTTGGATGACTGGTCCCTCATCTACCTGACTTGTTACGATGCAGGTGCCAGGAGAGGATGGCGGTAGTGGAAATATCCTACCCCGACCCTTTctccaccgggggggggggagacttcaggcttgcaggatctattaaagtagggaagggtcacagctcagtgacagagcacttgctttgcatgtcaACAGACCCAGGTTCAACTTACAAACTTAAAGacactgagattttcagaaaatcccACTCCTAGACCAGAGGTTCCTacacttccccccacccccggaCCACTCAAAAATGGCTGAGGGTTTTGGTGGACcatggaatgatttttctgcctgttgcaatgCAAAGCGGCTAGCTGCATGCATGGTTTTTCATCACGTTCTTGCTTTTTTATGTCTTGTATTGTCTTTCATTGTATCACAATTGGCATTTTATCGAGTGCAATCAAACAAAACGTGAGAAATAAGAGAAGCTAtgcaaaataccattaaaa is a window from the Rhineura floridana isolate rRhiFlo1 chromosome 22, rRhiFlo1.hap2, whole genome shotgun sequence genome containing:
- the CATSPER1 gene encoding cation channel sperm-associated protein 1; the protein is MKTSSHSPMDYLTVPTLPSVPQMEKPIVKEEPMLTQSSSAGTPMASVASQVPGSILSQATQEPSTIIGATSFMNKAKELKRYSKNKMKQGNKTLYPTQRAKGTAKSTRHRHKRKYRHITLKELMARSWQKIHPHLIKLRKIIYDLTQSFYFDFFVCSVVAINTILLVAQTFAVVEIRGEWFFSAMDPAFLSVYVVEAILKITALGCDYFRDPWNDIDFFIMIMTVLDFVLPLFISSRQGNRGNTVTLFRVLKICKAIRAIRAIRFLLTLRVMENLQEVTSTFMLSCQSIGAIILLMFSFLFMSSVVLRDMFHDADEKHFGDLFNTIFTLFQLFTLDDWSLIYLTCYDAGAWYIIIFLIIYILVEYFLLLNLVIAVLVDNFQMALLKRQELKRQKWIELKDSGVEEDATGKLTEKPNVKDEQDEEFFRRMVMEKYGSLELIDREWQLFYSYFRLMTAIETNQQQFLSQTSTTDKILDTFFETAEDDYPIK